The Nycticebus coucang isolate mNycCou1 chromosome 5, mNycCou1.pri, whole genome shotgun sequence genome window below encodes:
- the LOC128585388 gene encoding collagen alpha-2(V) chain-like isoform X2: protein MQIAGGTKEGGLGTPGGAGGFGAAAGAGSPRAPDPAVGLWSLRSPPRPAARRSRPGSRGAVRAPGAVPPRLARRARTRSRSRRGRGRGGGRGRVAARRWAPASAAPGAALRSPARVGSGARGRRLSAGPGPCAWGGLPGCRLAGIRREESAWRRRQRRRRERSPPGGGGPGKREGTWPRPAAPGRDRPQGFLCPPGVRSPSLAVPPLARLSARQPLCPGERPHLCLLLLGKRGELGNQGIPCPGVLTKAPPPSQIGPKKCCFHLLTASARHPPPPCKSRSAEVLGFSLLLDLPHPHPCPHPHWPAHNCWAEVEGKRGDCLRPSGLSTWSCNRSCFPLTAPFILPLISAQNQA from the exons ATGCAAATAGCGGGAGGAACAAAGGAAGGGGGGCTCGGGACCCCCGGGGGCGCAGGTGGGTTTGGGGCGGCGGCTGGTGCGGGGAGTCCGCGCGCGCCCGACCCCGCCGTGGGGCTCTGGTCGCTGCGCTCGCCGCCCCGTCCCGCGGCGCGCCGGAGCCGGCCGGGGTCGCGGGGAGCCGTGCGGGCACCCGGAGCCGTCCCGCCGAGGCTGGCCCGGCGCGCGCGCACGCGCTCACGCAGCCGtcgggggcggggccggggcgggggcCGAGGGCGCGTCGCTGCCCGGCGCTGGGCGCCCGCCTCTGCTGCCCCGGGGGCCGCGCTCAGGTCGCCGGCTAGGGTAGGCAGCGGGGCGCGGGGGCGGCGGCTCAGCGCGGGCCCCGGGCCTTGCGCTTGGGGCGGACTGCCTGGGTGTCGCCTGGCtgg GATCCGGCGGGAGGAGTCTGCGTGGAGGCGGCGGCAGCGGAGGAGGAGGGAGCGGAGTCCCCCAGGCGGCGGTGGCCCGGG GAAGCGGGAAGGGACTTGGCCGAGACCCGCAGCTCCTGGACGTGACCGCCCTCAGGGCTTCTTGTGTCCTCCCGGGGTGAGGAGTCCTTCCCTCGCGGTGCCACCTCTTGCTCGGCTATCCGCACGCCAGCCGCTGTGTCCTGGAGAGAGGCCACACCTGTGCTTACTGCTGCTTGGAAAGAGAGGTGAGCTGGGAAACCAGGGAATCCCCTGCCCAGGGGTCCTAACTAAGGCCCCTCCCCCATCCCAGATTGGGCCAAAAAAGTGCTGCTTTCACCTGCTGACTGCATCGGCACGCCACCCCCCGCCGCCTTGCAAGTCGAGGTCTGCAGAAGTGTTGGGATTTTCCCTCCTTCTggacctgccccacccccacccttgccCCCACCCCCATTGGCCCGCACATAACTGCTGGGCAGAGGTCGAAGGGAAGAGAGGTGACTGCCTTCGGCCCAGTGGGCTCTCCACCTGGTCTTGTAATCGAAGCTGCTTTCCTCTCAcagccccttttattcttccCTTAATCTCAGCCCAGAACCAGGCCTGA
- the LOC128585388 gene encoding collagen alpha-3(IX) chain-like isoform X1 yields MQIAGGTKEGGLGTPGGAGGFGAAAGAGSPRAPDPAVGLWSLRSPPRPAARRSRPGSRGAVRAPGAVPPRLARRARTRSRSRRGRGRGGGRGRVAARRWAPASAAPGAALRSPARVGSGARGRRLSAGPGPCAWGGLPGCRLAGIRREESAWRRRQRRRRERSPPGGGGPGSVFRKREGTWPRPAAPGRDRPQGFLCPPGVRSPSLAVPPLARLSARQPLCPGERPHLCLLLLGKRGELGNQGIPCPGVLTKAPPPSQIGPKKCCFHLLTASARHPPPPCKSRSAEVLGFSLLLDLPHPHPCPHPHWPAHNCWAEVEGKRGDCLRPSGLSTWSCNRSCFPLTAPFILPLISAQNQA; encoded by the exons ATGCAAATAGCGGGAGGAACAAAGGAAGGGGGGCTCGGGACCCCCGGGGGCGCAGGTGGGTTTGGGGCGGCGGCTGGTGCGGGGAGTCCGCGCGCGCCCGACCCCGCCGTGGGGCTCTGGTCGCTGCGCTCGCCGCCCCGTCCCGCGGCGCGCCGGAGCCGGCCGGGGTCGCGGGGAGCCGTGCGGGCACCCGGAGCCGTCCCGCCGAGGCTGGCCCGGCGCGCGCGCACGCGCTCACGCAGCCGtcgggggcggggccggggcgggggcCGAGGGCGCGTCGCTGCCCGGCGCTGGGCGCCCGCCTCTGCTGCCCCGGGGGCCGCGCTCAGGTCGCCGGCTAGGGTAGGCAGCGGGGCGCGGGGGCGGCGGCTCAGCGCGGGCCCCGGGCCTTGCGCTTGGGGCGGACTGCCTGGGTGTCGCCTGGCtgg GATCCGGCGGGAGGAGTCTGCGTGGAGGCGGCGGCAGCGGAGGAGGAGGGAGCGGAGTCCCCCAGGCGGCGGTGGCCCGGG GTCGGTTTTCAGGAAGCGGGAAGGGACTTGGCCGAGACCCGCAGCTCCTGGACGTGACCGCCCTCAGGGCTTCTTGTGTCCTCCCGGGGTGAGGAGTCCTTCCCTCGCGGTGCCACCTCTTGCTCGGCTATCCGCACGCCAGCCGCTGTGTCCTGGAGAGAGGCCACACCTGTGCTTACTGCTGCTTGGAAAGAGAGGTGAGCTGGGAAACCAGGGAATCCCCTGCCCAGGGGTCCTAACTAAGGCCCCTCCCCCATCCCAGATTGGGCCAAAAAAGTGCTGCTTTCACCTGCTGACTGCATCGGCACGCCACCCCCCGCCGCCTTGCAAGTCGAGGTCTGCAGAAGTGTTGGGATTTTCCCTCCTTCTggacctgccccacccccacccttgccCCCACCCCCATTGGCCCGCACATAACTGCTGGGCAGAGGTCGAAGGGAAGAGAGGTGACTGCCTTCGGCCCAGTGGGCTCTCCACCTGGTCTTGTAATCGAAGCTGCTTTCCTCTCAcagccccttttattcttccCTTAATCTCAGCCCAGAACCAGGCCTGA